Proteins from one Macrobrachium rosenbergii isolate ZJJX-2024 chromosome 14, ASM4041242v1, whole genome shotgun sequence genomic window:
- the LOC136846165 gene encoding lys-63-specific deubiquitinase BRCC36-like, protein MWVSSVKLAADAYLVCLHHALTTEKEEVMGLLVGQFSEGSDVTCDIHSAVTLRRSDKRKDRVEISPEMLIEAQQRAEQMSATSGLQLHIVGWYHSHPHITVWPSDIDLQTQAGYQQMDNRFVGLIFSVYNEDQKTKMGNHQVTCFQATNQSPEGEAPQYVRLSVPLEITPTPSIEVNNQDALENLCATLFEEQREVLEASRELADKQPLDHLHNAAVMVRSVCGLSSSVLGPLVSTVEDRTQRMHIMTQILKQEADYLRKKLKDKNISASVMG, encoded by the exons ATGTGGGTGTCAAGTGTAAAGTTGGCTGCCGATGCGTACTTGGTATGTCTTCATCATGCATTgacaacagaaaaagaagaggttATGGGGCTTCTTGTTGGTCAGTTCAGTGAG GGAAGTGATGTTACCTGTGATATCCATTCAGCAGTGACTTTACGACGATCTGACAAAAGGAAAGATAGAGTGGAAATATCTCCGGAAATGTTAATTGAG gcTCAACAGCGAGCAGAACAAATGTCTGCTACAAGTGGTTTGCAGCTTCACATTGTTGGGTGGTACCATTCACATCCTCACATTACAGTGTGGCCTTCTGATATAG atttaCAAACACAGGCGGGATACCAGCAGATGgacaacagatttgttggccttattttttcagtttacaatGAGGATCAAAAAACTAAG ATGGGGAATCATCAAGTAACCTGCTTCCAAGCTACTAATCAAAGTCCTGAAGGAGAAGCACCTCAGTATGTCCGTTTGTCAGTACCACTAGAAATAACACCCACTCCATCTATTGAAGTCAATAATCAGGAT gctCTAGAAAATCTTTGTGCAACTCTGTTtgaagagcagagagaagttcTTGAAGCATCTCGTGAGCTAGCAGACAAGCAACCTTTGGACCACCTACACAATGCTGCAG TAATGGTTCGAAGTGTTTGTGGTTTGAGCAGCTCTGTTCTCGGCCCCTTGGTGTCAACAGTAGAAGACCGAACACAGCGAATGCACATCATGACACAGATTCTTAAGCAGGAAGCAGATTATTtgaggaaaaaattgaaagacaaaaatatatctgCATCAGTTATGGGGTGA
- the LOC136846166 gene encoding LOW QUALITY PROTEIN: 26S proteasome regulatory subunit 6B-like (The sequence of the model RefSeq protein was modified relative to this genomic sequence to represent the inferred CDS: deleted 2 bases in 1 codon) translates to MEEIGISVATEKVEETTDVKGPAVGGLTMVSDESARDDYNTYKRLLQNLEYLRVQEDYIKDELQNLKKEYRHAQEEVKRIQSVPLVIGQFLEAVDQNTGIVGSTTGSNYYVRILSTIDRELLKPSASVALHKHSNALVDVLPPEADSSISMLQADEKPDVTYSDIGGLDMQKQEIREAVELPLTHFDLYKQIGIDPPRGVLMFGPPGCGKTMLAKAVAHHTTASFIRVVGSEFVQKYLGEGPRMVRDVFRLARENSPAIIFIDEIDAIATKRFDAQTGADREVQRILLELLNQMDGFDQTTNVKVIMATNRADTLDPALLRPGRLDRKIEFPMPDRRQKRLIFSTITGQMNLNEDVDLEDYVARPDRISGADINAICQEAGMHAVRENRYIVLSKDFEKAYKNNVKKDESDHEFYK, encoded by the exons ATGGAAGAAATAGGGATCAGTGTCGCTACCGAAAAG gtCGAAGAGACTACAGATGTGAAAGGTCCAGCTGTAGGGGGACTTACTATGGTCAGCGATGAGTCAGCAAGAGACGACTATAATACATACAAGAGATTACTCCAGAACCTTGAGTACTTACGTGTACAAGAGGATTATATTAAAGATGAGctacaaaatctgaaaaaagaaTATAGACATGCACAGGAGGAG gtTAAGCGTATTCAGAGTGTACCTCTAGTAATTGGTCAGTTCTTAGAGGCTGTAGATCAAAATACTGGAATTGTTGGATCAACTACTGGCTCTAATTATTATGTGAGAATATTGAGTACTATTGACCGAGAGTTACTCAAGCCTTCGGCATCAGTCGCTCTCCACAAACACAGTAATGCATTAGTAGATGTCTTACCACCGGAGGCAGATTCCTCCATCTCAATGTTACAGGCTGATGAGAAACCTGATGTAACATATTCAGACATTGGAGGTCTAGACATGCAAAAACAGGAGATTCGTGAAGCTGTCGAGTTACCTCTTACTCACTTTGATCTTTACAAACAAATCGGAATTGACCCACCCAGAGGTGTGTTGATGTTTGGGCCCCCTGGCTGTGGTAAAACTATGTTAGCAAAAGCTGTTGCTCACCACACAACTGCATCATTCATCCGTGTTGTGGGGTCTGAGTTTGTACAGAAGTATTTAGGAGAAGGGCCACGTATGGTTCGAGATGTGTTTCGGCTCGCAAGAGAAAATTCTCCTGCAATTATTTTCATTGATGAAATTGATGCCATAGCCACCAAGAGATTTGATGCACAAACTGGAGCAGATCGAGAAGTCCAGAGGATTCTTTTGGAACTTCTTAACCAGATGGATGGTTTTGATCAAACTACAAATGTTAAG gTTATAATGGCTACAAACCGAGCAGACACCTTAGATCCAGCATTGCTG CGTCCAGGTCGTCTGGATCGTAAGATCGAATTTCCCATGCCAGATAGAAGACAGAAACGTCTCATTTTCTCCACAATCACTGGCCAGATGAATTTAAATGAAGATGTCGATCTTGAAGATTACGTTGCCCGTCCTGACCGTATATCTGGTGCGGATATTAATGCCATCTGTCAGGAAGCTGGCATGCATGCAGTCAGAGAGAACCGTTATATTGTTTTGTCCAAAGACTTTGAAAAGGCTTATAAGAATAATGTTAAAAAGGACGAATCAGATCATGAGTTTTATAAGTAA